The Parashewanella tropica genome window below encodes:
- the rmuC gene encoding DNA recombination protein RmuC, with amino-acid sequence MLSNTPLESLTTGTIFLLSAVAILAFLFGMLINQRLTRKRWEHVMEVRQELHETEQATLKGQLQQVQEDYQINIQALGKAQAKLEQLAVTEEDLKATQHKMMEAQLALSKSNSMQKTLMATHQVEKKAFEDKIALLESAEARLKTEFENLASKIFDDRNEKFNKHNSEQINHLLSPFKEQLEGFRKQVKESYTHEQSERSALKHQLEQLQALNLKMSQDAINLTNALKGDNKQQGNWGEVILDRVLQESGLREGHEYDTQTDLKNEDGKRFKPDVIVHLPELKDVVIDSKMSLVAYETFFNSKDELEQKQAIQDHVISIRSHIKGLSQKNYQQLHGITSLDYVLMFIPIEPAFLLALEHDPELVNFALDHNVMLVSPTNLLVALRTIHNIWRYEYQNQHAQQIAQQAGKIYDKLCGFVTDMQKLGRALDTADNTYKAAMGKLSEGKGNLLRQAEQMKQLGVDTSKQLDNVLVDRAMNKGLDDQG; translated from the coding sequence ATGTTAAGTAACACACCGCTTGAATCATTAACAACTGGAACCATTTTTTTATTAAGTGCGGTCGCCATTTTGGCTTTTTTATTTGGCATGTTGATAAACCAACGTTTAACCCGAAAACGTTGGGAACATGTCATGGAAGTAAGACAAGAACTACACGAAACTGAACAAGCGACATTAAAAGGTCAACTTCAACAAGTACAAGAAGACTATCAAATCAATATTCAAGCTCTTGGTAAGGCACAAGCCAAGCTTGAACAATTAGCTGTGACTGAAGAAGATTTAAAAGCAACACAACATAAAATGATGGAAGCACAATTGGCGCTTTCAAAATCTAATTCGATGCAAAAGACGCTCATGGCGACGCATCAAGTCGAGAAAAAAGCATTTGAAGATAAAATCGCTTTACTCGAGTCTGCCGAAGCTCGTTTAAAAACGGAGTTTGAAAACCTCGCCAGTAAAATCTTTGATGATCGGAATGAGAAGTTCAATAAGCATAATTCTGAACAAATTAATCACTTGCTCTCTCCTTTTAAAGAGCAGCTTGAAGGCTTTAGAAAACAAGTTAAAGAGTCGTATACCCATGAGCAATCAGAGCGTAGCGCATTAAAGCACCAGTTAGAGCAACTTCAGGCACTTAATCTTAAAATGAGCCAAGATGCTATTAACCTCACCAATGCGTTAAAAGGCGATAATAAACAGCAAGGTAACTGGGGAGAAGTAATCCTTGATCGAGTTCTACAGGAAAGTGGCCTGCGCGAAGGTCATGAATACGACACTCAAACCGATCTTAAAAACGAGGATGGCAAGCGCTTTAAACCTGATGTGATAGTTCATTTACCTGAGCTAAAAGATGTCGTCATTGACTCAAAAATGTCTCTTGTCGCTTATGAAACCTTTTTCAACAGTAAAGATGAGCTAGAACAAAAGCAAGCGATTCAAGATCATGTCATCTCTATTCGCAGTCATATTAAAGGTTTAAGCCAGAAAAATTATCAGCAGCTTCATGGCATTACCAGCCTTGATTATGTATTGATGTTTATTCCGATTGAACCAGCATTTTTGCTCGCGTTAGAACATGATCCTGAGCTGGTAAACTTCGCCTTAGATCATAACGTGATGTTAGTTAGCCCGACTAATCTCTTGGTTGCACTCAGAACCATTCATAATATTTGGCGTTATGAATACCAAAATCAGCATGCACAACAAATTGCTCAACAAGCTGGGAAAATTTACGACAAGCTTTGTGGTTTTGTCACTGATATGCAAAAGCTAGGACGCGCTTTAGATACAGCAGATAACACTTATAAAGCCGCGATGGGTAAGCTGTCTGAAGGAAAAGGTAATTTACTTCGTCAAGCTGAGCAAATGAAACAGCTCGGTGTGGACACGTCCAAACAACTCGATAATGTTTTGGTTGATAGAGCCATGAATAAAGGTTTGGATGATCAAGGCTAA
- the hinT gene encoding purine nucleoside phosphoramidase, producing MAEETIFSKIIRKEIPADIVYQDELVTAFRDISPRAPTHVLIIPNKLIPTVNDVTESDEASLGRMMTVAAKIAEQEGIAEDGYRLIMNCNKHGRQEVFHIHMHLIGGQDVGPMLSI from the coding sequence ATGGCTGAAGAAACCATTTTTAGTAAAATTATCCGCAAAGAAATACCTGCAGACATCGTCTATCAAGATGAGTTAGTTACCGCATTTAGAGATATTTCACCTCGTGCACCAACTCATGTACTTATCATTCCAAACAAATTAATTCCTACAGTAAATGATGTCACAGAGTCTGATGAAGCCTCTCTAGGCAGAATGATGACGGTTGCCGCTAAAATTGCTGAGCAAGAGGGCATCGCTGAAGACGGGTATCGTCTGATCATGAACTGCAATAAACATGGTCGTCAGGAAGTTTTTCATATTCATATGCATTTAATCGGTGGTCAGGACGTTGGCCCAATGCTTTCAATTTAA
- a CDS encoding IclR family transcriptional regulator — MDKKKVEGDTPTLRLFSLLEVIAQRDEFFSLQGLVEETGLPKPTVHRMLNQLESAGILQRDGDERHFSSGGRLRRLAENLLLNSTTHSARRLILQQLVDEVGESCNITAMSDGEIVYLDRIETAAPLRFYLHPGSRVPLHCSASGKLFLAQMSKSQRKRMLSHAQLTQYTEKTIIDIDELENEIDKVKYAGYAIDNEEFLPGLLCVAVMVPREKGRSNLCLAIQAPIMRLKPESALHFLPALQRAAHALAEVEAESWPEAAE; from the coding sequence ATGGACAAAAAAAAGGTTGAAGGAGATACCCCAACACTTCGTCTTTTTTCTCTACTTGAAGTCATTGCTCAGCGGGATGAGTTTTTTTCGTTACAAGGATTAGTTGAGGAAACGGGCTTACCTAAGCCAACCGTACATAGAATGTTAAACCAGCTTGAGTCAGCTGGTATTCTTCAGCGTGATGGTGATGAACGTCACTTTAGCTCAGGTGGTCGTTTACGTAGACTTGCTGAAAACCTACTCTTAAACAGTACTACTCATAGCGCTCGACGCTTGATCTTACAGCAATTGGTGGATGAAGTCGGTGAAAGCTGTAATATCACCGCGATGTCTGACGGTGAAATTGTCTATCTTGATCGCATAGAAACGGCGGCACCTTTACGTTTTTATCTTCACCCTGGTTCAAGGGTGCCATTACATTGTTCTGCCAGTGGTAAGTTATTCTTAGCGCAAATGAGTAAATCTCAGCGCAAGCGTATGCTGTCTCATGCTCAACTTACCCAATACACCGAAAAAACCATTATCGATATCGATGAATTAGAAAATGAAATTGACAAGGTAAAATATGCGGGATATGCCATTGATAACGAAGAGTTCTTACCCGGATTACTTTGTGTGGCAGTAATGGTGCCTCGTGAAAAAGGGCGTTCGAACTTATGTCTTGCGATTCAGGCGCCGATCATGAGATTAAAGCCTGAAAGCGCTTTACACTTTTTACCTGCATTACAAAGAGCAGCGCATGCACTTGCTGAAGTGGAGGCTGAAAGTTGGCCAGAAGCTGCAGAATAA
- a CDS encoding PaaI family thioesterase, which translates to MSSTTPVNPEFFPLTTLAERFVNQLTQCRRLNVKVHEASEHHVLMELPYSEKHIGYPETGVIHGGVITTLMDTACGCATICAIKKKYDSLEISPTLDLRVDYMKSAKPNQSVFVLAECYRLTSSIAFTRAIAYQDSIDNPIAHAVGAFMRISPEMIGDEFRAALMGESEGPEFNQLRMQEEAQFEKAEQPAEAPKATLAVKDIVQKASETNDFEQLLAHVPYAKWIGMDVERFGYELVFRLPAKDSNIGNPVLPAIHGGVIAGFMEMSAIVQLMVFMHTEKVPKIVDFSIDYLRAGYHKDTFVECHITRQGRRVANVNINCWQSSRKQLIATARAHFLIE; encoded by the coding sequence ATGAGCAGTACTACTCCCGTTAATCCAGAGTTTTTTCCGTTAACTACCTTGGCAGAGCGTTTTGTCAATCAGTTGACTCAGTGTCGCCGTTTAAATGTAAAAGTGCATGAAGCCAGTGAACATCATGTACTTATGGAGCTACCGTATAGCGAGAAGCATATCGGTTATCCAGAAACTGGAGTGATTCACGGTGGTGTGATCACCACGCTTATGGATACCGCCTGTGGTTGCGCCACCATTTGTGCTATTAAAAAGAAATACGATTCGTTAGAGATCTCCCCGACGTTGGATTTACGCGTCGACTATATGAAGTCGGCTAAGCCAAATCAGTCCGTGTTTGTATTGGCGGAGTGTTATCGTTTGACCTCCAGTATCGCCTTTACTCGTGCGATTGCCTATCAAGATAGTATTGATAACCCTATTGCTCATGCAGTTGGAGCGTTTATGCGTATCAGCCCTGAAATGATTGGCGATGAGTTTAGAGCGGCGCTCATGGGGGAAAGCGAAGGACCTGAGTTTAATCAGCTTCGCATGCAAGAAGAGGCACAATTTGAAAAAGCTGAGCAGCCTGCTGAAGCACCTAAAGCAACATTAGCGGTAAAAGATATTGTTCAAAAAGCATCGGAAACCAATGATTTTGAACAGTTACTTGCTCATGTTCCTTATGCTAAATGGATTGGCATGGACGTTGAGCGTTTCGGTTATGAGTTAGTGTTCCGTTTACCGGCAAAAGACAGCAATATCGGTAACCCTGTATTACCAGCCATTCATGGTGGTGTGATCGCAGGATTTATGGAAATGTCGGCGATTGTGCAATTGATGGTATTTATGCATACAGAAAAAGTACCAAAAATCGTGGATTTCTCGATTGATTATCTACGTGCGGGTTACCATAAAGATACCTTTGTGGAGTGCCACATTACACGTCAGGGGCGTCGGGTAGCGAATGTAAATATCAACTGTTGGCAGAGTAGCCGTAAACAATTGATTGCTACGGCAAGAGCACACTTCTTAATCGAATAG
- a CDS encoding YcfL family protein, whose product MKRLSILLGVAFICLTMIGCASRTAGVKLDSEGSYQIDNKRFASDITLTNNKLRQVGEQLQGAVTIVSDSSRTKSVEYRFIWFDANNFEIEPDSETWQPLTIYGKESKQVTSVAPNSTATKFEVYVRRLH is encoded by the coding sequence ATGAAACGACTCAGTATATTATTAGGTGTAGCTTTTATTTGTTTAACGATGATAGGCTGCGCATCAAGAACTGCGGGAGTTAAATTAGATTCAGAAGGTTCTTATCAGATCGATAATAAACGATTTGCCAGTGATATAACCCTAACTAACAATAAGCTTCGTCAAGTAGGTGAGCAGCTTCAGGGGGCCGTCACTATTGTCAGTGACTCTTCCCGAACTAAATCTGTTGAATATCGCTTTATATGGTTTGACGCAAATAATTTTGAAATAGAGCCTGATAGTGAAACATGGCAACCTTTAACTATTTACGGTAAAGAGTCAAAGCAAGTGACTTCAGTTGCGCCAAACTCAACAGCGACTAAATTCGAAGTTTATGTAAGACGGCTTCATTAA
- a CDS encoding DMT family transporter produces the protein MNNTSAHFTPHLLLVLSQVLIASSFPVTAMLDLNSSVISLNILRFVIAVVCLAPFVLFKPRYRNQLKQTWLKGMIIGGFYSAYFQFLFISLKHTTPLHTGTLYTLTPFLTAVLSFMIWRYRVNRYELLAYVVGSLGTAWVVFKGQIDLILGFHLNPGDWIYLGAVVCMSLYILSMKILHKGEDAIVMTFSALLGGLIVTSLAAFFMGVELGWLSLSTHDFTVLFYIAVATSLMTSYLTQKASQKLLSIEVTTYIYLSPVFVAIEVAILGGQFPELKVLPGIVLSVFATLVLLYFAQIKKRELSRASSE, from the coding sequence TTGAATAATACAAGCGCTCACTTTACCCCTCACCTTCTTCTTGTTTTATCACAAGTGCTGATAGCCAGCTCATTCCCTGTAACCGCAATGCTGGATCTAAACAGCTCAGTTATCTCATTGAACATTTTAAGGTTTGTAATTGCCGTTGTTTGTTTAGCACCTTTTGTTTTATTCAAGCCAAGATATCGAAATCAGTTAAAACAAACTTGGTTAAAAGGAATGATAATTGGTGGTTTCTACAGTGCCTATTTTCAATTTTTGTTTATTTCTTTAAAGCACACGACTCCATTACATACTGGGACTCTTTATACACTCACACCTTTTTTAACAGCGGTCTTGAGTTTTATGATTTGGAGGTATCGAGTTAATCGCTACGAACTCTTAGCTTATGTGGTAGGTTCACTGGGAACAGCTTGGGTAGTGTTTAAAGGACAAATTGATTTGATTCTAGGCTTTCACTTAAATCCAGGGGACTGGATTTATCTAGGAGCTGTCGTATGTATGAGTTTATATATACTGTCGATGAAAATTTTACACAAAGGCGAAGATGCCATTGTTATGACCTTTAGTGCTCTTTTAGGTGGTTTAATTGTGACTTCGCTAGCTGCATTTTTTATGGGAGTAGAGTTAGGGTGGCTTAGTTTGTCGACACATGATTTCACAGTATTGTTTTACATTGCCGTAGCAACCTCGCTAATGACTTCTTATTTAACTCAAAAAGCCAGTCAGAAATTATTGTCTATTGAAGTGACTACTTATATTTATTTAAGCCCTGTGTTTGTAGCGATTGAAGTGGCGATACTGGGAGGGCAGTTTCCTGAATTAAAAGTGTTGCCC